The following are from one region of the Stenotrophomonas lactitubi genome:
- a CDS encoding FMN-binding glutamate synthase family protein: protein MHRYIVYLLAILMFPICLWLATIWPAWYWGVGLTAAMVALGTWDLLQKRSTLRRNYPVMAHFRYGLESIGPEIRQYFVQSDLEDVPFSRQQRALIYQRAKNQMDTVPFGTLRSTYAVDYEWINHSLAPTTIAKHDFRVLIGANCAKPYSASVFNISAMSFGSLSANAIRALNEGARRGGFYHDTGEGSISPYHREMGGDLVWEIGSGYFGCRDEKGGFSEERFAINAALEQVKMIEIKLSQGAKPGHGGVLPAPKVTAEISVTRGVPMGVDCVSPSRHSAFSTPVELLQFVVRLRELSGGKPVGFKLAIGHPWEWFGIAKAMHETSLLPDFIVVDGAEGGTGAAPAEFVDHVGVPMHEALLLVHNTLVGLDLREHIRIGAAGKITSAFDIARTIAMGADWCNAGRGFMFALGCIQSLSCHTGKCPTGIATQDPARWKHLDAPDKATRVYSFHEHTLHALKELLCAAGLNDPAELGPEHILRRVSPVEIRSLASLYRYLEPGELLHKVPDHAVFHSFWADARSDSFQPPPKIQALRASKSR from the coding sequence ATGCACCGGTATATCGTCTACCTGCTCGCCATCCTGATGTTTCCGATCTGCCTGTGGCTGGCCACGATCTGGCCGGCCTGGTATTGGGGCGTCGGCCTAACAGCTGCGATGGTGGCGCTGGGGACCTGGGACCTGCTGCAGAAGCGCAGCACCCTGCGCCGCAATTATCCGGTGATGGCGCACTTCCGCTACGGCTTGGAATCCATCGGCCCGGAGATCCGCCAGTACTTCGTGCAGAGCGATCTGGAAGATGTGCCGTTCTCGCGGCAGCAGCGCGCGCTGATCTACCAGCGTGCCAAGAACCAGATGGATACGGTGCCCTTCGGCACCCTGCGCAGCACCTATGCGGTGGACTACGAATGGATCAACCATTCACTGGCGCCGACCACCATCGCCAAGCACGATTTCCGCGTGCTGATCGGCGCGAACTGTGCCAAACCCTATTCGGCCAGCGTGTTCAACATCTCGGCGATGAGTTTCGGCTCGCTGTCGGCCAACGCGATCCGCGCGTTGAACGAAGGCGCGCGCCGCGGTGGCTTCTACCACGACACCGGCGAAGGCTCGATTTCACCGTATCACCGTGAGATGGGCGGCGACCTGGTCTGGGAGATCGGCTCGGGCTACTTCGGTTGCCGTGACGAGAAGGGCGGCTTCAGCGAGGAACGCTTCGCCATCAACGCCGCGCTCGAGCAGGTCAAGATGATCGAGATCAAGCTGTCGCAGGGCGCCAAGCCGGGCCACGGCGGCGTGCTGCCGGCGCCGAAGGTGACGGCCGAGATCTCGGTGACGCGTGGCGTGCCGATGGGCGTGGACTGTGTTTCTCCGTCACGCCATTCGGCGTTCTCCACACCGGTTGAACTGCTGCAATTCGTCGTCCGCCTGCGCGAGTTGTCCGGTGGCAAGCCGGTCGGCTTCAAGCTGGCCATCGGCCACCCGTGGGAATGGTTCGGCATCGCCAAGGCGATGCACGAGACCAGTCTGCTGCCTGACTTCATCGTCGTCGATGGCGCCGAAGGCGGCACCGGTGCGGCACCCGCCGAGTTCGTCGATCACGTGGGTGTGCCGATGCACGAGGCGTTGCTGCTGGTGCACAACACCCTGGTTGGCCTGGACCTGCGCGAGCACATCCGTATCGGCGCGGCCGGCAAGATAACCAGCGCGTTCGATATCGCCCGCACCATTGCGATGGGTGCTGACTGGTGCAATGCAGGGCGCGGTTTCATGTTCGCGCTGGGCTGCATCCAGTCGCTCAGCTGCCATACCGGCAAGTGCCCGACCGGCATCGCTACCCAGGATCCGGCGCGCTGGAAGCATCTGGATGCACCGGACAAGGCTACGCGCGTGTACAGCTTCCACGAGCACACCCTGCATGCGCTGAAGGAGCTGCTGTGTGCGGCAGGCTTGAATGATCCGGCCGAGCTTGGCCCGGAACACATCCTGCGCCGGGTGTCGCCGGTCGAGATCCGTTCGCTGGCTTCGTTGTACCGCTACCTGGAGCCGGGCGAGCTGCTGCACAAGGTGCCCGACCACGCGGTGTTCCATTCGTTCTGGGCCGATGCGCGCAGTGATTCCTTCCAGCCGCCGCCGAAGATCCAGGCGCTGCGGGCCAGCAAGTCGCGATGA
- a CDS encoding GNAT family N-acetyltransferase: MQFRTGTNDDVSTLWALRTRCVRELCSSHYPPEVIAPWSASPPPVQYSRLLGQGGCVVAEDDRGEVLGFGVLDAEGNEIDALFVDPAQGGQGIGQALMQRLLALADPMREVVLSASLNAVPFYQRQGFVAEREELYPHPSGVALASVKMRRPA, translated from the coding sequence ATGCAGTTCAGGACCGGCACCAACGATGATGTAAGCACGCTGTGGGCCCTGCGAACGCGCTGCGTACGTGAGCTGTGCAGCAGCCACTATCCGCCAGAGGTGATCGCGCCGTGGTCGGCATCGCCACCGCCGGTGCAGTATTCGCGGCTGCTGGGGCAGGGTGGCTGTGTCGTCGCCGAGGATGATCGGGGCGAGGTGCTGGGTTTCGGTGTGCTCGATGCCGAGGGCAACGAGATCGACGCGCTGTTCGTCGATCCGGCTCAGGGCGGGCAGGGGATTGGCCAGGCGCTGATGCAGCGGTTGCTGGCCCTGGCCGATCCAATGCGCGAGGTGGTGTTGTCGGCCTCGCTCAATGCCGTGCCGTTCTACCAGCGGCAGGGCTTCGTTGCCGAACGCGAGGAACTGTATCCGCATCCCAGTGGCGTGGCATTGGCTTCGGTGAAAATGCGCCGGCCAGCCTGA
- a CDS encoding TIGR03862 family flavoprotein → MSSSEVRPPRRVAVIGGGPAGLFAAERLRAAGIDVDLYEAKGSPGRKFLIAGKGGLNLTHSDPRPLFDSRYREQAASVGQWLDGFDAQALRDWAAGFGVETYVGSSGRVFPVDRKAAPLLRGWVRRLKEQGVRLHVNHRWLGWSEDGALRFATETGVLDVRADATVLALGGGSWPQLGSDGAWVPVLQARAVDVAPLQSANCGFDVAWTPFFAQRHAGAPLKPVVAHWHGLDGEPRSLQGECVASEYGIEGSLIYALSADLRDTINRDGHATLWLDLVPGRDEARLQADLSQPRKGRSFGEHLRRQAGLDAVKTALVFETLGKDAGNDLSAVVTTLKRLPLRLLRPRPMAEVISTAGGVRLDALTDGLMLRAVPGVFCAGEMLDWEAPTGGYLLTACYASGRRAAEGVTAWLATR, encoded by the coding sequence ATGTCCAGCAGTGAAGTACGCCCGCCGCGCCGCGTCGCCGTCATCGGCGGCGGCCCGGCGGGGTTGTTTGCCGCTGAGAGGCTGCGCGCGGCTGGGATCGACGTTGATCTGTACGAGGCCAAGGGCTCGCCGGGCCGCAAGTTCCTGATCGCAGGCAAGGGTGGGCTCAACCTCACCCATTCCGACCCGCGTCCGCTGTTCGACAGCCGCTACCGCGAGCAGGCCGCCAGCGTCGGCCAATGGCTGGACGGCTTCGACGCACAGGCGCTGCGCGACTGGGCAGCAGGCTTCGGCGTGGAAACCTACGTCGGCAGTTCCGGCCGCGTGTTCCCGGTTGACCGCAAGGCCGCACCGCTGCTGCGCGGCTGGGTTCGCCGGCTGAAGGAACAGGGCGTGCGCCTGCACGTCAACCATCGCTGGCTGGGCTGGAGCGAAGACGGCGCACTGCGCTTTGCCACCGAGACGGGTGTGCTGGACGTGCGCGCCGACGCGACCGTGTTGGCGCTGGGTGGCGGAAGCTGGCCGCAGCTCGGCAGCGACGGCGCATGGGTTCCGGTATTGCAGGCCCGCGCCGTGGATGTCGCGCCGCTGCAATCGGCCAACTGCGGATTCGACGTGGCGTGGACACCGTTCTTCGCACAGCGCCATGCGGGCGCGCCGCTGAAGCCGGTTGTCGCACATTGGCATGGCCTGGACGGTGAGCCCCGCTCGCTGCAGGGAGAATGCGTGGCCAGCGAGTACGGTATCGAAGGCAGCCTGATCTACGCCCTGTCGGCCGACCTGCGCGACACCATCAACCGCGACGGCCACGCCACTTTGTGGCTGGACCTGGTTCCGGGCCGCGACGAGGCACGCCTGCAGGCCGATCTCTCGCAGCCGCGCAAGGGCCGCAGCTTCGGCGAGCACCTGCGCCGCCAGGCTGGGCTGGACGCCGTGAAGACCGCACTGGTATTCGAAACGCTGGGCAAGGATGCCGGCAACGATCTGTCCGCCGTAGTCACCACATTGAAGCGCCTGCCGTTGCGCCTGCTGCGCCCGCGACCGATGGCCGAGGTGATCAGCACGGCCGGTGGCGTGCGCCTGGATGCGCTGACCGATGGATTGATGCTGCGTGCCGTGCCGGGCGTGTTCTGCGCGGGAGAGATGCTGGACTGGGAAGCCCCGACCGGTGGCTACCTGTTGACGGCGTGCTATGCCAGCGGACGGCGCGCGGCAGAGGGCGTAACGGCGTGGTTGGCCACGCGTTGA
- a CDS encoding FKBP-type peptidyl-prolyl cis-trans isomerase produces the protein MRRLLLPLLLSLAAVGCSSEPPGPPPGGTIAAFERIDTQPGTGAEAVPGQKVSVHYTGWIYDERADNKHGKTFDSSVERGEPFTFTLGAGQVIRGWDEGVAGMKVGGKRTLMIPPEFGYGDRQVGPIPAGSSLVFDVELLNVQQ, from the coding sequence ATGCGCCGCCTGCTGCTTCCCCTGCTGCTGTCCCTCGCCGCCGTTGGTTGCTCGTCGGAACCGCCTGGCCCGCCCCCGGGAGGCACCATCGCCGCTTTCGAGCGCATCGATACCCAGCCCGGCACCGGCGCCGAGGCCGTGCCGGGCCAGAAGGTCAGCGTGCATTACACCGGCTGGATCTACGACGAGCGCGCCGACAACAAGCACGGCAAGACCTTCGACAGTTCGGTCGAACGCGGCGAGCCGTTCACCTTCACGCTGGGCGCCGGCCAGGTCATCCGCGGTTGGGATGAAGGCGTGGCCGGCATGAAGGTCGGAGGCAAGCGCACGCTGATGATTCCGCCGGAATTCGGCTATGGCGACCGCCAGGTCGGCCCGATCCCGGCGGGTTCATCGCTGGTGTTCGATGTCGAGCTGCTCAATGTCCAGCAGTGA
- a CDS encoding DUF6164 family protein → MAKLLLNLRNVGNDEYADVCTLLDQHGIAWYRTEPSPWGISNGGLWLREDTDQPRAKALMAEYQAARGVRVRAEREQALRDGTAETFGSLFRRRPGFVVLVLLGMAVAAALVLLPFMLLRG, encoded by the coding sequence ATGGCAAAACTCCTGCTCAATCTGCGCAATGTCGGCAACGACGAATATGCCGATGTCTGCACGCTGCTCGACCAGCATGGCATCGCCTGGTACCGCACCGAACCCAGCCCCTGGGGCATCTCCAATGGTGGCCTGTGGCTGCGCGAGGATACCGACCAGCCGCGTGCCAAGGCGCTGATGGCCGAGTACCAGGCGGCCCGCGGCGTACGGGTACGCGCCGAGCGCGAGCAGGCCCTGCGCGATGGTACTGCCGAGACCTTTGGCAGCCTGTTCCGGCGTCGCCCTGGGTTCGTGGTGCTGGTGCTGCTGGGGATGGCGGTGGCGGCGGCATTGGTGCTGTTGCCGTTCATGCTGCTGCGGGGGTAG
- a CDS encoding sulfurtransferase, with translation MIANTAAYHFAVIDAPQALCDQLQARAEASGLQGTILVAGEGLNLFLAGAPSAIDGFYAELRADARFADMRVKTSFSEHQPFARLKAKVKDEIISFRRDDGQPLDYPRAPAIDPATVQRWLRQGHDDAGKPVVMLDTRNLQEIEYGTFKDALVLPIHKFTDLPEALAPHREALKDSTVVSFCTGGIRCEKAALWMLNDGMDNVLQLDGGILGYFEEVGGEGYEGRCFVFDERVALDAELKPLVDEPLAAPRPSAF, from the coding sequence ATGATCGCCAATACCGCTGCTTATCATTTCGCCGTCATCGACGCTCCGCAGGCCCTGTGTGACCAGCTGCAGGCGCGTGCCGAGGCGTCCGGCCTGCAGGGCACGATCCTGGTGGCGGGCGAGGGGCTGAACCTGTTCCTGGCGGGGGCACCGTCTGCTATCGATGGCTTCTACGCGGAACTGCGTGCAGATGCGCGCTTCGCCGACATGCGGGTCAAGACCAGCTTCAGCGAGCACCAGCCGTTCGCGCGGCTGAAGGCCAAGGTCAAGGACGAGATCATCAGCTTCCGCCGGGACGATGGCCAGCCGCTGGACTACCCGCGCGCGCCGGCGATCGATCCCGCCACCGTGCAGCGCTGGCTGCGGCAGGGGCACGATGATGCCGGCAAGCCGGTAGTGATGCTCGATACGCGCAATCTGCAGGAGATCGAGTACGGCACCTTCAAGGATGCGCTGGTTCTGCCCATCCACAAGTTCACCGATCTGCCTGAAGCACTGGCGCCTCATCGCGAGGCACTGAAGGACAGCACTGTGGTCAGTTTCTGCACCGGCGGCATCCGTTGCGAGAAGGCAGCGCTGTGGATGCTCAACGACGGCATGGACAACGTGCTGCAGCTCGATGGTGGCATCCTCGGCTACTTCGAGGAAGTGGGCGGCGAGGGCTACGAAGGCCGCTGTTTCGTGTTCGACGAACGCGTGGCGCTGGATGCCGAACTGAAGCCGCTGGTGGACGAACCGCTGGCTGCGCCGCGCCCCAGCGCGTTCTGA